In Felis catus isolate Fca126 chromosome A2, F.catus_Fca126_mat1.0, whole genome shotgun sequence, the following proteins share a genomic window:
- the USP19 gene encoding ubiquitin carboxyl-terminal hydrolase 19 isoform X7 codes for MSGGASTTGPRRGPPGLEEATSKKKQKDRANQESKDGDPRRGSVSSREEQAKEELLLDWRQSADEVIVKLRVGAGPLRLEEVDAAFTDTDCVVRLPGGRQWGGVFYAEIESSCTKVQARKGGLLQLALPKKVPLLTWPSLLKPLGTQEALPGLRCQENGQEPSPIALEPGPEPRRGKQEARNQKRAQGRGEVGAGAGPGAQAGPSAKRAVHLRRGPDGEGSRDGPGPRGDAPPFLAETATQAEAEEQLRVPPLNPQTCLLGSEENLALLAGEKTVSPRNDPVSPAMARSRDPEKGDRSKEEMAEAADALTLVDEPESMVNLAFVKNDSYEKGPDSVVVHVYVKEICRDTSRVLFREQDFTLIFQTRDGNFLRLHPGCGPHTIFRWQVKLRNLIEPEQCTFCFTASRIDICLRKRQSQRWGGLEAPAARVGGAKVAVPTGPTPLDSTPPGGAPHPLTGQEEARAVEKEKPKARSEDTGLDGVVARTPMEHVAPKPEPHLASPKPTCMVPPMPHSPVSGDSVEEEEEEEKKVCLPGFTGLVNLGNTCFMNSVIQSLSNTRELRDFFHDRSFEAEINYNNPLGTGGRLAIGFAVLLRALWKGTHHAFQPSKLKAIVASKASQFTGYAQHDAQEFMAFLLDGLHEDLNRIQNKPYTETVDSDGRPDEVVAEEAWQRHKMRNDSFIVDLFQGQYKSKLVCPVCAKVSITFDPFLYLPVPLPQKQKVLPVFYFAREPHSKPIKFLVSISKENSSASEVLESLSQSAHVKPENLRLAEVIKNRFHRVFLPSHSLDTVSPSDTLLCFELLSPELAKERVVVLEVQQRPQVPSIPISKCAACQRKQQSEDEKLKRCTRCYRVGYCNQLCQKTHWPDHKGLCRPENIGYPFLVSVPASRLTYARLAQLLEGYARYSVSVFQPPFQPGRMALESQGTGCTTLLSTSSLEAGDSERDPIQPPELQLVTPVAEGDTGVPRTWAAPDRGSVPSTSGVSSEVLATGPVEVGSLPAGERMSRPEAAVPGYQHPSEAINAHTPQFFIYKIDASNREQRLEDKGDTPLELGEDCSLALVWRNNERLQEFVLVASKELECAEDPGSAGEAARAGHFTLDQCLNLFTRPEVLAPEEAWYCPQCKQHREASKQLLLWRLPNVLIVQLKRFSFRSFIWRDKINDLVEFPVRNLDLSKFCIGQKEEQLPSYDLYAVINHYGGMIGGHYTACARLPNDRSSQRSDVGWRLFDDSTVTTVDESQVVTRYAYVLFYRRRNSPVERPPRAGHSEHHSDLGPAAEAAASQASRIWQELEAEEEPVPEGPVPLGPWGPQDWVGPPPRGPTTPDEGCLRYFVLGTVAALVALVLNVFYPLVSQSRWR; via the exons ATGTCTGGTGGGGCCAGCACCACGGGCCCAAGGAGAGGTCCCCCAGGACTGGAGGAGGCCACCAGTAAGAAGAAGCAGAAGGATCGAGCAAACCAGGAGAGCAAGGATGGAGATCCTAGGAGAG GGTCAGTGTCCTCTCGGGAGGAGCAGGCCAAAGAGG AGTTGTTGCTTGATTGGAGGCAGAGTGCAGATGAGGTGATTGTCAAGCTGCGTGTGGGAGCGGGTCCCCTGCGGCTGGAGGAGGTGGATGCTGCTTTCACAGACACAGACTGCGTGGTGCGGCTTCCAG GTGGTCGGCAGTGGGGTGGTGTTTTCTATGCTGAGATAGAAAGTTCTTGCACCAAAGTACAAGCCCGCAAGGGTGGCCTCCTGCAGCTGGCACTGCCCAAGAAGGTGCCTCTGCTCACATGGCCCTCTCTTCTG AAACCTCTAGGGACCCAGGAGGCGTTGCCAGGGCTGCGGTGTCAGGAGAATGGGCAGGAGCCATCTCCCATTGCCCTGGAGCCAGGCCCTGAGCCCCGGCGGGGTAAACAGGAGGCCCGGAACCAGAAGAGGGCCCAGGGCCGTGGTGAGGTAGGCGCAGGGGCTGGCCCCGGGGCCCAGGCAGGGCCCAGCGCCAAGAGGGCTGTGCATCTCCGCAGAGGGCCAGATGGGGAAGGGTCCAGAGATGGGCCTGGACCCCGGGGCGATGCCCCCCCCTTCTTGGCtgagacagccacccag GCTGAGGCGGAGGAACAGCTCCGGGTACCACCGCTGAACCCCCAGACCTGCCTTTTGGGTTCAGAGGAGAATCTAGCACTCTTGGCAGGAGAGAAGACCGTGTCCCCCAGGAATGATCCAGTCTCCCCAGCCATGGCTCGGAGCAGAGATCCTGAGAAAGGTGACCGTTCCAAAGAGGAGATGGCAGAGGCAGCAGATGCTCTAACCTTGGTGGATG AGCCGGAGTCCATGGTGAACCTGGCATTTGTCAAGAATGACTCATATGAGAAGGGCCCGGATTCAGTGGTGGTGCATGTGTACGTGAAAGAAATCTGCAGGGACACTTCTCGAGTGCTTTTCCGCGAGCAAGATTTCACGCTTATCTTCCAGACCAG GGATGGAAACTTCCTGAGACTACACCCAGGCTGTGGGCCCCATACCATCTTCCGTTGGCAGGTGAAGCTCAG GAACCTGATTGAGCCTGAGCAGTGCACCTTTTGCTTCACGGCCTCTCGAATTGACATCTGCCTCCGAAAGCGGCAAAGTCAGCGCTGggggggcctggaggccccagcTGCACGAG TGGGTGGTGCAAAGGTTGCCGTGCCGACAGGTCCAACCCCTCTGGATTCAACCCCACCGGgaggtgccccccaccctctcACAGGCCAGGAGGAAGCTCGGGCTGTGGAGAAGGAAAAACCCAAGGCTCGATCTGAGGACACGGGGCTGGATGGTGTGGTGGCCCGCACCCCCATGGAGCATGTAGCCCCAAAGCCAGAGCCACACCTAGCCTCG CCCAAGCCCACATGTATGGTGCCTCCAATGCCCCACAGCCCTGTGAGCGGAGATAgtgtggaggaagaagaggaggaagagaagaaggtgtGTTTGCCTGGCTTCACTGGCCTTGTCAACCTAGGCAACACCTGCTTCATGAACAGTGTCATTCAGTCTCTGTCCAATACTCGGGAGCTCCGGGACTTCTTCCACG ACCGCTCCTTTGAGGCTGAGATCAACTACAACAACCCACTGGGGACTGGTGGGCGTCTGGCCATTGGCTTTGCTGTGTTGCTCCGGGCACTGTGGAAGGGCACCCACCATGCCTTCCAGCCTTCCAAGTTGAAG GCCATTGTGGCAAGCAAGGCCAGCCAGTTCACAGGCTATGCGCAGCATGATGCCCAGGAGTTCATGGCTTTCTTGCTGGATGGGCTGCATGAAGACTTGAATCGCATTCAGAACAAGCCCTACACGGAAACTGTGGATTCAGATGGGCGGCCCGATGAG GTGGTGGCTGAAGAAGCATGGCAGCGGCATAAGATGAGGAATGACTCTTTCATCGTAGACCTGTTTCAGGGCCAGTATAAGTCGAAGCTGgtgtgccctgtgtgtgccaAG GTCTCCATCACTTTTGACCCATTCCTCTACCTGCCAGTACCCTTGCCACAGAAGCAGAAGGTTCTCCCCGTCTTCTATTTTGCCCGGGAGCCGCACAGCAAACCCATCAAG TTTCTGGTGAGCATCAGCAAGGAGAACTCCAGTGCAAGTGAAGTGTTGGAATCCCTCTCTCAGAGTGCCCACGTGAAGCCTGAGAACCTGCGTCTAGCTGAG GTGATTAAGAATCGTTTCCACCGTGTATTCCTGCCCTCCCACTCATTGGACACTGTGTCCCCATCTGACACGCTCCTCTGCTTTGAGCTGCTATCCCCAGAGTTGGCTAAGGAGCGGGTGGTGGTGCTAGAGGTGCAGCAG CGCCCCCAGGTGCCCAGCATCCCCATCTCCAAGTGTGCAGCCTGCCAGCGGAAGCAGCAGTCAGAGGACGAGAAGCTGAAGCGCTGTACCCGGTGCTACCGCGTGGGCTACTGCAACCA gCTCTGCCAGAAAACCCACTGGCCTGACCACAAGGGTCTCTGCCGCCCTGAGAACATTGGCTACCCATTTCTGGTCAGTGTACCTGCCTCACGTCTCACTTATGCTCGTCTTGCTCAGCTGCTAGAGGGCTATGCCCG GTATTCTGTGAGTGTATTCCAACCACCCTTCCAGCCTGGCCGCATGGCCTTGGAATCCCAGGGCACTGGCTGTACTACGTTGCTCTCTACTAGCTCCCTGGAGGCTGGGGACAGTGAGAGGGACCCGATTCAGCCGCCTGAGCTCCAGTTGGTGACCCCCGTGGCTGAGGGGGACACAGGGGTCCCTAGGACATGGGCGGCTCCTGATcggggctctgtgcccagcaccagTGGAGTTTCTTCTGAGGTGCTGGCCACTGGGCCTGTTGAAGTTGGCTCCTTGCCTGCTGGTGAGAGGATGTCTCGGCCCGAAG CTGCTGTGCCTGGATATCAGCACCCAAGTGAAGCCATAAATGCCCACACCCCTcagttcttcatctataaaattgacGCATCTAACCGAGAGCAGCGGCTGGAGGACAAAG GAGACACCCCCCTGGAGCTGGGTGAGGACTGCAGCCTGGCTCTAGTGTGGCGGAACAATGAGCGCCTGCAGGAATTTGTGTTGGTAGCCTCCAAAGAGCTGGAGTGTGCTGAGGATCCAGGCTCTGCTGGTGAGGCTGCCCGTGCTGGGCACTTTACTCTGGACCAGTGCCTGAACCTCTTCACTCGGCCTGAGGTGCTGGCGCCTGAGGAGGCTTG GTACTGCCCACAGTGTAAACAACACAGAGAGGCCTCCAAGCAGCTGCTGCTGTGGCGCTTGCCCAACGTACTCATTGTGCAGCTCAAGCGCTTCTCCTTTCGGAGTTTCATTTGGCGTGACAAGATCAACGACCTGGTGGAGTTTCCTGTTCG GAACCTGGACCTGAGCAAGTTTTGCATTGGTCAGAAAGAGGAACAGCTGCCTAGCTACGACCTGTACGCTGTCATCAACCACTACGGAGGCATGATTGGCGGCCACTACACTGCCTGTGCCCGCCTGCCCAATGACCGCAGCAGTCAGCGCAGCGACGTGG GGTGGCGCTTATTTGATGACAGCACGGTGACAACAGTAGACGAGAGCCAGGTCGTGACGCGTTATGCCTATGTACTCTTCTACCGCCGGCGGAACTCTCCTGTGGAGAGGCCCCCCAGGGCAGGTCACTCTGAGCACCACTCAGACCTAGGCCCTGCAGCCGAGGCTGCTGCCAGCCAG GCTTCCCGGATttggcaggagctggaggccGAGGAGGAACCAGTACCTGAGGGGCCTGTGCCCCTGGGTCCCTGGGGGCCCCAAGACTGGGTGGGCCCCCCACCACGTGGCCCTACCACACCAGATGAGGGCTGCCTCCGGTACTTTGTTCTGGGTACCGTGGCAGCTTTGGTGGCCCTCGTGCTCAACGTGTTCTATCCTCTGGTATCCCAGAGTCGCTGGAGATGA
- the USP19 gene encoding ubiquitin carboxyl-terminal hydrolase 19 isoform X5: protein MSGGASTTGPRRGPPGLEEATSKKKQKDRANQESKDGDPRRGSVSSREEQAKEELLLDWRQSADEVIVKLRVGAGPLRLEEVDAAFTDTDCVVRLPGGRQWGGVFYAEIESSCTKVQARKGGLLQLALPKKVPLLTWPSLLKPLGTQEALPGLRCQENGQEPSPIALEPGPEPRRGKQEARNQKRAQGRGEVGAGAGPGAQAGPSAKRAVHLRRGPDGEGSRDGPGPRGDAPPFLAETATQAEAEEQLRVPPLNPQTCLLGSEENLALLAGEKTVSPRNDPVSPAMARSRDPEKGDRSKEEMAEAADALTLVDEPESMVNLAFVKNDSYEKGPDSVVVHVYVKEICRDTSRVLFREQDFTLIFQTRDGNFLRLHPGCGPHTIFRWQVKLRNLIEPEQCTFCFTASRIDICLRKRQSQRWGGLEAPAARGAVGGAKVAVPTGPTPLDSTPPGGAPHPLTGQEEARAVEKEKPKARSEDTGLDGVVARTPMEHVAPKPEPHLASPKPTCMVPPMPHSPVSGDSVEEEEEEEKKVCLPGFTGLVNLGNTCFMNSVIQSLSNTRELRDFFHDRSFEAEINYNNPLGTGGRLAIGFAVLLRALWKGTHHAFQPSKLKAIVASKASQFTGYAQHDAQEFMAFLLDGLHEDLNRIQNKPYTETVDSDGRPDEVVAEEAWQRHKMRNDSFIVDLFQGQYKSKLVCPVCAKVSITFDPFLYLPVPLPQKQKVLPVFYFAREPHSKPIKFLVSISKENSSASEVLESLSQSAHVKPENLRLAEVIKNRFHRVFLPSHSLDTVSPSDTLLCFELLSPELAKERVVVLEVQQRPQVPSIPISKCAACQRKQQSEDEKLKRCTRCYRVGYCNQLCQKTHWPDHKGLCRPENIGYPFLVSVPASRLTYARLAQLLEGYARYSVSVFQPPFQPGRMALESQGTGCTTLLSTSSLEAGDSERDPIQPPELQLVTPVAEGDTGVPRTWAAPDRGSVPSTSGVSSEVLATGPVEVGSLPAGERMSRPEAAVPGYQHPSEAINAHTPQFFIYKIDASNREQRLEDKGDTPLELGEDCSLALVWRNNERLQEFVLVASKELECAEDPGSAGEAARAGHFTLDQCLNLFTRPEVLAPEEAWYCPQCKQHREASKQLLLWRLPNVLIVQLKRFSFRSFIWRDKINDLVEFPVRNLDLSKFCIGQKEEQLPSYDLYAVINHYGGMIGGHYTACARLPNDRSSQRSDVGWRLFDDSTVTTVDESQVVTRYAYVLFYRRRNSPVERPPRAGHSEHHSDLGPAAEAAASQASRIWQELEAEEEPVPEGPVPLGPWGPQDWVGPPPRGPTTPDEGCLRYFVLGTVAALVALVLNVFYPLVSQSRWR from the exons ATGTCTGGTGGGGCCAGCACCACGGGCCCAAGGAGAGGTCCCCCAGGACTGGAGGAGGCCACCAGTAAGAAGAAGCAGAAGGATCGAGCAAACCAGGAGAGCAAGGATGGAGATCCTAGGAGAG GGTCAGTGTCCTCTCGGGAGGAGCAGGCCAAAGAGG AGTTGTTGCTTGATTGGAGGCAGAGTGCAGATGAGGTGATTGTCAAGCTGCGTGTGGGAGCGGGTCCCCTGCGGCTGGAGGAGGTGGATGCTGCTTTCACAGACACAGACTGCGTGGTGCGGCTTCCAG GTGGTCGGCAGTGGGGTGGTGTTTTCTATGCTGAGATAGAAAGTTCTTGCACCAAAGTACAAGCCCGCAAGGGTGGCCTCCTGCAGCTGGCACTGCCCAAGAAGGTGCCTCTGCTCACATGGCCCTCTCTTCTG AAACCTCTAGGGACCCAGGAGGCGTTGCCAGGGCTGCGGTGTCAGGAGAATGGGCAGGAGCCATCTCCCATTGCCCTGGAGCCAGGCCCTGAGCCCCGGCGGGGTAAACAGGAGGCCCGGAACCAGAAGAGGGCCCAGGGCCGTGGTGAGGTAGGCGCAGGGGCTGGCCCCGGGGCCCAGGCAGGGCCCAGCGCCAAGAGGGCTGTGCATCTCCGCAGAGGGCCAGATGGGGAAGGGTCCAGAGATGGGCCTGGACCCCGGGGCGATGCCCCCCCCTTCTTGGCtgagacagccacccag GCTGAGGCGGAGGAACAGCTCCGGGTACCACCGCTGAACCCCCAGACCTGCCTTTTGGGTTCAGAGGAGAATCTAGCACTCTTGGCAGGAGAGAAGACCGTGTCCCCCAGGAATGATCCAGTCTCCCCAGCCATGGCTCGGAGCAGAGATCCTGAGAAAGGTGACCGTTCCAAAGAGGAGATGGCAGAGGCAGCAGATGCTCTAACCTTGGTGGATG AGCCGGAGTCCATGGTGAACCTGGCATTTGTCAAGAATGACTCATATGAGAAGGGCCCGGATTCAGTGGTGGTGCATGTGTACGTGAAAGAAATCTGCAGGGACACTTCTCGAGTGCTTTTCCGCGAGCAAGATTTCACGCTTATCTTCCAGACCAG GGATGGAAACTTCCTGAGACTACACCCAGGCTGTGGGCCCCATACCATCTTCCGTTGGCAGGTGAAGCTCAG GAACCTGATTGAGCCTGAGCAGTGCACCTTTTGCTTCACGGCCTCTCGAATTGACATCTGCCTCCGAAAGCGGCAAAGTCAGCGCTGggggggcctggaggccccagcTGCACGAG GTGCAGTGGGTGGTGCAAAGGTTGCCGTGCCGACAGGTCCAACCCCTCTGGATTCAACCCCACCGGgaggtgccccccaccctctcACAGGCCAGGAGGAAGCTCGGGCTGTGGAGAAGGAAAAACCCAAGGCTCGATCTGAGGACACGGGGCTGGATGGTGTGGTGGCCCGCACCCCCATGGAGCATGTAGCCCCAAAGCCAGAGCCACACCTAGCCTCG CCCAAGCCCACATGTATGGTGCCTCCAATGCCCCACAGCCCTGTGAGCGGAGATAgtgtggaggaagaagaggaggaagagaagaaggtgtGTTTGCCTGGCTTCACTGGCCTTGTCAACCTAGGCAACACCTGCTTCATGAACAGTGTCATTCAGTCTCTGTCCAATACTCGGGAGCTCCGGGACTTCTTCCACG ACCGCTCCTTTGAGGCTGAGATCAACTACAACAACCCACTGGGGACTGGTGGGCGTCTGGCCATTGGCTTTGCTGTGTTGCTCCGGGCACTGTGGAAGGGCACCCACCATGCCTTCCAGCCTTCCAAGTTGAAG GCCATTGTGGCAAGCAAGGCCAGCCAGTTCACAGGCTATGCGCAGCATGATGCCCAGGAGTTCATGGCTTTCTTGCTGGATGGGCTGCATGAAGACTTGAATCGCATTCAGAACAAGCCCTACACGGAAACTGTGGATTCAGATGGGCGGCCCGATGAG GTGGTGGCTGAAGAAGCATGGCAGCGGCATAAGATGAGGAATGACTCTTTCATCGTAGACCTGTTTCAGGGCCAGTATAAGTCGAAGCTGgtgtgccctgtgtgtgccaAG GTCTCCATCACTTTTGACCCATTCCTCTACCTGCCAGTACCCTTGCCACAGAAGCAGAAGGTTCTCCCCGTCTTCTATTTTGCCCGGGAGCCGCACAGCAAACCCATCAAG TTTCTGGTGAGCATCAGCAAGGAGAACTCCAGTGCAAGTGAAGTGTTGGAATCCCTCTCTCAGAGTGCCCACGTGAAGCCTGAGAACCTGCGTCTAGCTGAG GTGATTAAGAATCGTTTCCACCGTGTATTCCTGCCCTCCCACTCATTGGACACTGTGTCCCCATCTGACACGCTCCTCTGCTTTGAGCTGCTATCCCCAGAGTTGGCTAAGGAGCGGGTGGTGGTGCTAGAGGTGCAGCAG CGCCCCCAGGTGCCCAGCATCCCCATCTCCAAGTGTGCAGCCTGCCAGCGGAAGCAGCAGTCAGAGGACGAGAAGCTGAAGCGCTGTACCCGGTGCTACCGCGTGGGCTACTGCAACCA gCTCTGCCAGAAAACCCACTGGCCTGACCACAAGGGTCTCTGCCGCCCTGAGAACATTGGCTACCCATTTCTGGTCAGTGTACCTGCCTCACGTCTCACTTATGCTCGTCTTGCTCAGCTGCTAGAGGGCTATGCCCG GTATTCTGTGAGTGTATTCCAACCACCCTTCCAGCCTGGCCGCATGGCCTTGGAATCCCAGGGCACTGGCTGTACTACGTTGCTCTCTACTAGCTCCCTGGAGGCTGGGGACAGTGAGAGGGACCCGATTCAGCCGCCTGAGCTCCAGTTGGTGACCCCCGTGGCTGAGGGGGACACAGGGGTCCCTAGGACATGGGCGGCTCCTGATcggggctctgtgcccagcaccagTGGAGTTTCTTCTGAGGTGCTGGCCACTGGGCCTGTTGAAGTTGGCTCCTTGCCTGCTGGTGAGAGGATGTCTCGGCCCGAAG CTGCTGTGCCTGGATATCAGCACCCAAGTGAAGCCATAAATGCCCACACCCCTcagttcttcatctataaaattgacGCATCTAACCGAGAGCAGCGGCTGGAGGACAAAG GAGACACCCCCCTGGAGCTGGGTGAGGACTGCAGCCTGGCTCTAGTGTGGCGGAACAATGAGCGCCTGCAGGAATTTGTGTTGGTAGCCTCCAAAGAGCTGGAGTGTGCTGAGGATCCAGGCTCTGCTGGTGAGGCTGCCCGTGCTGGGCACTTTACTCTGGACCAGTGCCTGAACCTCTTCACTCGGCCTGAGGTGCTGGCGCCTGAGGAGGCTTG GTACTGCCCACAGTGTAAACAACACAGAGAGGCCTCCAAGCAGCTGCTGCTGTGGCGCTTGCCCAACGTACTCATTGTGCAGCTCAAGCGCTTCTCCTTTCGGAGTTTCATTTGGCGTGACAAGATCAACGACCTGGTGGAGTTTCCTGTTCG GAACCTGGACCTGAGCAAGTTTTGCATTGGTCAGAAAGAGGAACAGCTGCCTAGCTACGACCTGTACGCTGTCATCAACCACTACGGAGGCATGATTGGCGGCCACTACACTGCCTGTGCCCGCCTGCCCAATGACCGCAGCAGTCAGCGCAGCGACGTGG GGTGGCGCTTATTTGATGACAGCACGGTGACAACAGTAGACGAGAGCCAGGTCGTGACGCGTTATGCCTATGTACTCTTCTACCGCCGGCGGAACTCTCCTGTGGAGAGGCCCCCCAGGGCAGGTCACTCTGAGCACCACTCAGACCTAGGCCCTGCAGCCGAGGCTGCTGCCAGCCAG GCTTCCCGGATttggcaggagctggaggccGAGGAGGAACCAGTACCTGAGGGGCCTGTGCCCCTGGGTCCCTGGGGGCCCCAAGACTGGGTGGGCCCCCCACCACGTGGCCCTACCACACCAGATGAGGGCTGCCTCCGGTACTTTGTTCTGGGTACCGTGGCAGCTTTGGTGGCCCTCGTGCTCAACGTGTTCTATCCTCTGGTATCCCAGAGTCGCTGGAGATGA